A stretch of DNA from Cellulomonas xiejunii:
ACGCGGTGCGGAAGTTGTCGAAGCCCACCATGACGCGCCAGCCGACGTTCAGACGCTGGCCCTCGTCGTTGCGGAACGAGCCGTCGGACGTCGCCTTGTAGACGGTGCCCGTCGTGACGTCCGTCATGGTGTCGGCCTCGGGGTCCCACTGCAGGGTGGGTGTGGCGAGGAAGCCCGTGCGGGCGTCCTGCGTGCGCACCCAGCCGTCGTTCGGGTCGTCCGACACGGGCACCCGCAGGCTCGTGACCTCCGCCTGCCGGCGCAGGATCTCCTGGCGGCTCAGGACGGTGGCGCCGGGGACCTCGGTGACGCGGTCGTCGTCGACGGTCGCGTCACGCACCTCGCTCAGCGGGTCGTCCGCCGTCCCGACCTTCGCCTCGCCGTCCTCGACGATCGCGAAGCCGAGCGCACCGCCACGCTCGACGACGGTCAGCGGGTAGGTCGCGGAGCCCTCCACGCGGCGCTCGTTCTGCAGCAGCAGCGCCTCGATGGCCTGCTCCTTGGTGGAGTTGTGGCCGTCGCCGTAGTTGGTGAACGCGACCCAGCCCGTGTAGGCGACGACGTACACCTGGAAGACGAGCAGGAACGCCAGCCCGGGCAGGATGTACTTCAGCGGCAGCGTGCGCCGCGAGAAGTACACCCAGTCCGCCACGACGACCAGGGCGACCATCGCCGCGAGGATCCCCATGTGACCCTCGCGCCACGCGGCGAGCACCCCGAAGACGCCGAGGGCGTTGACCACCGCCATGAGCGCGATCTTGACGAACACGCCGGGGCGCACCGGACCGCGTGCGGGCCTGTCCCGCTCACGGGAACGGACACCCGGGGGCCCGGACGTGCCACCCGCACTCCCGGTGGGGTCCGTGGCGTCGCCGGTGAGGGTGGGCTGGGTGGGCATCGCGCGCCTTCCGTGCGGTCGGTCGGCGCCTGTGCGCCGGGAAGGTCACCCGCCGGCCGCCGTGACGGCCGAGGGGGCTTGCGGTCGCACCGCGGGCGGACCCGCGGTGCGACCGGAACGGGTCAGGACCCGATCGCGCTCTGGATGTCGGCGATCATCTTGTCCCAGGCCGCGACGGGCTCGGCCGCGCCAGAGATGATGTTCGCCTCGGTGACACCCCAGAAGGCCCACACGGAGCCCATCTCGGGGATGGACGGCATCGGCACCGCGTCCTCACCGACGGACAGGAAGCCGGCGGTGATCGGGTCGGCCGAGGCCTCCTCGGCTGCCGACGCGAGCGCCGGCGGCCGGTCGCCCGCCTCGTACAGGGCCAGCTGCGCCTCGTCCGTGGCGATGTAGTTCACGAGGAAGTCGTTCGCGAGCAGTGCGTTGTCGCTCTGCGCCGAGACGTAGAACCCCTGCACGCCGACGAACGGCTGCGCCGGCTCGCCACCGGCGGACGGGACCGGGTCGATGGACAGGTCGAGACCCTCGAACTGGTCCACCATCCACGGCCCGCCGATGATGAACGGCGACTCGCCGTTCTTGAACGCCTCGACCGCGATGTCGTACGTGACGTCGGTCGACAGGACACCGGCCGCGCCCTGCGCCTGCAGCCACGTCGCGAAGGCCTGGCCGGGGGCGCCGCCCATGGCGAGCTCGGAGGTGTAGGTGCCGTCCTCGTTCTGGACGAAGACCGGGGCACCGAACGACGTCTGCAGCGGGTAGTAGGTGTAGGGGTCGCCCTCGGCGCTGGTCTGGATGAGCACCTGGTACGGGGTACCGGCGGCCTGGCCGGCGGCGACGGCCGCGTCCCACGTCGACGGGGCCTCGGCCGCGAGCGCCGTGTTGCGGATGAGCGCGATGTTCTCGATGGCGTACGGCAGGCCGTACACCTGCCCGTCCTGCGTGAACGCCTCGACCGCCACCTCGATGAAGTCGCCGGCCTTGTCGCCGAGCTCGATGGGCGCGACGACCCCGTTGGTCGTGAGCTCGCCGAGCCAGTCGTGCGCGCCGACCGTCAGGTCGGGCCCCTCGCCGGTCGGGACCTGGGCGAGGAAGTCCGTGCGGATGTCCTCGAAGTTCTTCACCACGAGCTCGACGTCCACGTCGTTCTCGTTCTCGAACGCCTCGGCCGCCACCTCGACGGCTGCCTGACGGGTCTCGTCCACCCACACCACGAGGCTGTCCCCCGAGCCCGGGGTGGCCGATGTCGCGTCACCAGAGTTGTCGTCGTCTGAACCGCCGCACGCCGTGAGCGCCAGCGCAAGGCCGAGCGTCACCGCAACGGCCGGGATGCCTCGTCGCATCGTCTTCTCCTGTTGTCGTTCGACCTGCCGAGCCCGACTGACGTCGATGCCGGCTGTTGACGCGACGCTATGCGCGTTGCACCCCCCGTTGCAACTCGTTACGGTAACTTTCAGCCAAGCGTTCCAAGGCAAGCACCTGCATGCTCTCGTGCGGCGACGAAGGAGGGCTGGTGACCCCGACTACGCTGCGGACTGTGCGGACCCGACTGACCGACCTCGCCGAGCAGGCCGGCGTGAGCACCGCGACGGTGTCGCGCGTGCTCAACGGCAAGCCCGGGGTGTCCGCGCAGGCACGTCAGGCCGTGCTCACCGCGCTCGACATGCTGGGCTACGAGCGCCCCGAGAAGCTGCGCATGCGCTCGGCCGGCCTCGTCGGACTGGTCGTACCCGAGCTCACCAACCCCGTCTTCCCCGCGTTCGCGCAGGTCATCGAGACGATGCTGAGCGACCGCGGGTACACCCCCCTGCTGTGCACGCAGTCCCCCGGCGGCACGACCGAGGACCAGTACGTCGAGCTGCTCATGGACCACGGGGTCGACGGGATCGTGTTCGTCTCCGGTCTGCACGCGGACACCTCCGCCAGCAAGGACCGGTACCACCGGCTGCGCGGACGTGGCGTCCCGCTCGTCCTGGTCAACGGGTACGCCGAGGGCGTGGACGCTCCCGCCGTGTCGACTGACGACACGGCCGCGATGGACCAGGCAATTCGCCACCTGCACTCCCTCGGCCACCGTGCGATCGGACTCGCGGTCGGGCCCACACGGTTCGTCCCTTCGCAGCGTAAGCGCGATGCATTCACTGCGCTCATCGGGAAGCACCTGGGCGTGGCGGACGCCGACGCGCACGTCGTGTCGACGCTCTTCACCGTGGAGGGCGGTCACGCGGCCGCGACCGAGCTGTTCCGCTCGGGTCACAGCGCCGTGGTCTGCGGGTCGGACCTCATGGCGCTCGGCGCGGTGCGCGCCGCGCGGGCCCTCGGGCTGCGCGTCCCCGAGGACGTGTCCGTCGTCGGGTTCGACGACTCCCCCCTGATCGCCTTCACCGACCCGCCGCTGACGACCGTGCGCCAGCCGGTCTCCGCGATGGGGCACGCCGCGGTGTCGGCACTGGTCGCCGAGATGTCGGGCACGCCCGCGCCCCGCGCCGAGCTCCTGTTCCACCCCGAGCTCGTCGTCCGGCGCTCGACCGGCAGCGCCCCGGTGCCGTCGCCCGCGCACACGTCGCAGGACGCCGCACCCACCCACTGATCACCCTCCTCGACGTGCCCGGCCCCGGCCGCGGCGCGCGACGGTGCGCCCCCACGCGGCCGCGCGCCACCCCGACCCACCACCCGGAAGGCACCCCGTGACCATCGAGGCCGACCCCTCGGCGCAGATCGCGCACCGACCCGACACCGGCACCGGCACGAGCTGGTGGCGCACCGCCGTCATCTACCAGGTCTACCCGCGGTCGTTCGCGGACGCGTCCGGCGACGGCATCGGCGACCTGCCGGGCATCACCGCGCACCTCGACCACCTCGTCGAGCTCGGCGTCGACGCGGTCTGGCTGTCGCCGTTCTACCGCTCGCCGCAGGCCGACGCGGGCTACGACGTCGCCGACTACCGCGACGTCGACCCGCTCTTCGGCACGCTCGCCGACGCCGACGCGCTCATCGCGCGCGCCCACGAGCTCGGTCTGCGCGTCATGGTCGACCTCGTCCCCAACCACACGTCCGACGAGCACGAGTGGTTCCAGGCGGCCCTCGCGGCTGCCCCGGGCTCCCCCGAGCGCGCCCGGTACCACTTCCGCGACGGGCGTGGCGAGCACGGTGAGCTGCCGCCGAACAACTGGCGGTCGATCTTCGGCGGTCCCGCCTGGACGCGCACGACCGCTCCCGACGGCACCCCCGGCCAGTGGTACCTGCACCTGTTCGACAGCAAGCAGCCGGACCTCGACTGGGACAACCCGCAGGTGCGGGAGGAGTTCGAGGACGTGCTGCGGTTCTGGCTCGACCGCGGCGTGGACGGGTTCCGCGTCGACGTCGCGCACGGCATGGTCAAGGAGCCCGGGCTCCCCGACTGGGACGGGCACGTCGCCATGATCGACGGCACCGACGACGGGGACGACGTCGACGCCGTGGACGGCTCGGGCAACCACGGGCCGATGTTCGACCAGGAGGGCGTCCACGAGATCTACCGCGCGTGGCGGAAGGTGCTCGACTCCTACGACGGCGACCGCGCGATGGTCACCGAGGCCTGGGTCGAGCCGCTGAGCCGCCTCGCCCGCTACGTCCGGCCCGACGAGGCGCACCAGTCGTTCAACTTCGCGTTCCTGGCCGCCGGCTGGGACGGCCCCGCGCTGCGGCGCGTCATCACCGCGTCCTACGCGGCGAACGACGCCGTCGGCGCACCCACCACGTGGGTGCTGTCCAACCACGACGTCGTGCGCCACGCCTCGCGCCTGGGCCTCGACGACCCGACCCACCGGCCCAACGGCATCGGGCACGGCGACGAGCAGCCCGACGCCGCCCTCGGCCTGCAGCGTGCGCGCGCCGCCACGCTGATGATGCTCGGCCTGCCGGGCTCGGCCTACCTCTACCAGGGCGAGGAGCTGGGCCTGCCCGAGCACACCGCGCTCGACGACGACATCCGCGAGGACCCCGCGTTCTTCCGCACGGGGGGCGGCGAGCGAGGGCGCGACGGCTGCCGCGTGCCCCTGCCCTGGTCCGGCGACGCACCCGGCCTCGGCTTCTCCCCGACCGGGGCGACGTGGTTGCCGCAGCCCGCCGGCTGGGCGGAGCTGGCCCTGGACCGCCAGCGCGGCCGCGAGGGCTCGACCTACGAGCTGTACCGCGCCGCCCTGCGTCTGCGGCGCGCGGAACGGCTCGGCTCGGGGGGCCTGCAGTGGCTGGCGGAGCCGGCCGGTGAGCACGTCCTCGCATACCGCAACGGTGACGTGGTCGTCGTCGCGAACCTCGGCGACGTCGACGTGCCGCTGCCCGCGGACGCCGAGGTGCTGCTCGCGTCGGGCTCGGACGTCGGAGCCGTGCTGGCTCCCGGGACGACCGTCTGGCTGCGCGCCTCCTGACGGACCGCGCCACACGTCGAGGGCCCGGTCGCACCTGCGCGGCCGGGCACTCGACGGGTCAGGCGAGCGTCGCCTCGACCGCGTGCTCGACGACCCCGGGCAGGCCGCCCTCGAGCGCCCACGCGCGCTGCTCGTCGGCACCCGTGCCGCGCTGCCACAGGCCGGCGAGGAGCGCCTGGACCGTCGCGAGGTCACCGCTGTCC
This window harbors:
- a CDS encoding ABC transporter permease subunit, coding for MPTQPTLTGDATDPTGSAGGTSGPPGVRSRERDRPARGPVRPGVFVKIALMAVVNALGVFGVLAAWREGHMGILAAMVALVVVADWVYFSRRTLPLKYILPGLAFLLVFQVYVVAYTGWVAFTNYGDGHNSTKEQAIEALLLQNERRVEGSATYPLTVVERGGALGFAIVEDGEAKVGTADDPLSEVRDATVDDDRVTEVPGATVLSRQEILRRQAEVTSLRVPVSDDPNDGWVRTQDARTGFLATPTLQWDPEADTMTDVTTGTVYKATSDGSFRNDEGQRLNVGWRVMVGFDNFRTAFGDERYAQPFVKILVWTFAFAILSVVTTFLLGLFLAITFNDTRVRGRRVYRTLLIFPYAIPSFLAALLWSGMLNRSYGFINQVLLGGAAVPWLTDPWLAKLSVLGVNLWLGFPYMFLICTGALQSLPGDVLEAAKVDGAGAWRTWRSVTLPLLLVATSPLLISSFAFNFNNFTLIYMLTRGGPRFADASVPLGHTDILISMVYSVSGLDGTAAKNYGLASALSIVIFVIVATISAITFKRTKQFEEIS
- a CDS encoding sugar ABC transporter substrate-binding protein, with the protein product MRRGIPAVAVTLGLALALTACGGSDDDNSGDATSATPGSGDSLVVWVDETRQAAVEVAAEAFENENDVDVELVVKNFEDIRTDFLAQVPTGEGPDLTVGAHDWLGELTTNGVVAPIELGDKAGDFIEVAVEAFTQDGQVYGLPYAIENIALIRNTALAAEAPSTWDAAVAAGQAAGTPYQVLIQTSAEGDPYTYYPLQTSFGAPVFVQNEDGTYTSELAMGGAPGQAFATWLQAQGAAGVLSTDVTYDIAVEAFKNGESPFIIGGPWMVDQFEGLDLSIDPVPSAGGEPAQPFVGVQGFYVSAQSDNALLANDFLVNYIATDEAQLALYEAGDRPPALASAAEEASADPITAGFLSVGEDAVPMPSIPEMGSVWAFWGVTEANIISGAAEPVAAWDKMIADIQSAIGS
- a CDS encoding LacI family DNA-binding transcriptional regulator, producing MLSCGDEGGLVTPTTLRTVRTRLTDLAEQAGVSTATVSRVLNGKPGVSAQARQAVLTALDMLGYERPEKLRMRSAGLVGLVVPELTNPVFPAFAQVIETMLSDRGYTPLLCTQSPGGTTEDQYVELLMDHGVDGIVFVSGLHADTSASKDRYHRLRGRGVPLVLVNGYAEGVDAPAVSTDDTAAMDQAIRHLHSLGHRAIGLAVGPTRFVPSQRKRDAFTALIGKHLGVADADAHVVSTLFTVEGGHAAATELFRSGHSAVVCGSDLMALGAVRAARALGLRVPEDVSVVGFDDSPLIAFTDPPLTTVRQPVSAMGHAAVSALVAEMSGTPAPRAELLFHPELVVRRSTGSAPVPSPAHTSQDAAPTH
- a CDS encoding glycoside hydrolase family 13 protein yields the protein MEADPSAQIAHRPDTGTGTSWWRTAVIYQVYPRSFADASGDGIGDLPGITAHLDHLVELGVDAVWLSPFYRSPQADAGYDVADYRDVDPLFGTLADADALIARAHELGLRVMVDLVPNHTSDEHEWFQAALAAAPGSPERARYHFRDGRGEHGELPPNNWRSIFGGPAWTRTTAPDGTPGQWYLHLFDSKQPDLDWDNPQVREEFEDVLRFWLDRGVDGFRVDVAHGMVKEPGLPDWDGHVAMIDGTDDGDDVDAVDGSGNHGPMFDQEGVHEIYRAWRKVLDSYDGDRAMVTEAWVEPLSRLARYVRPDEAHQSFNFAFLAAGWDGPALRRVITASYAANDAVGAPTTWVLSNHDVVRHASRLGLDDPTHRPNGIGHGDEQPDAALGLQRARAATLMMLGLPGSAYLYQGEELGLPEHTALDDDIREDPAFFRTGGGERGRDGCRVPLPWSGDAPGLGFSPTGATWLPQPAGWAELALDRQRGREGSTYELYRAALRLRRAERLGSGGLQWLAEPAGEHVLAYRNGDVVVVANLGDVDVPLPADAEVLLASGSDVGAVLAPGTTVWLRAS